One segment of Panicum virgatum strain AP13 chromosome 3K, P.virgatum_v5, whole genome shotgun sequence DNA contains the following:
- the LOC120698109 gene encoding protein HEADING DATE 3A-like, whose translation MDPLVVAHVIRDVLDPFTPTVPLRITYNNRLLLAGAELKPSAVLSKPRVDLGGSDMRVFYTLVLIDPDAPSPSHPSLREYLHWMVVDIPETTSVSFGKELVFYERPEPRSGIHRMVFGLFRQLGRDTVFAPEMRHNFNCRSFARQYHLNIAAATYFNCQREAGSGGRRFRDE comes from the exons ATGGATCCTTTGGTTGTGGCTCATGTCATACGTGATGTGTTGGATCCCTTTACACCAACCGTTCCACTCAGAATAACATACAACAATAGGCTACTTCTGGCAGGTGCTGAGCTGAAGCCATCTGCGGTTTTAAGTAAACCACGAGTTGATCTTGGTGGCAGTGACATGAGGGTTTTCTACACCCTG GTACTGATCGACCCGGATGCCCCAAGTCCGAGCCATCCCTCTCTAAGGGAGTACTTGCATTG GATGGTGGTAGATATTCCAGAAACAACTAGCGTCAGCTTTG GCAAAGAGCTAGTATTTTATGAGAGACCAGAGCCAAGATCTGGCATCCACAGGATGGTATTTGGGCTGTTCCGGCAACTTGGCAGGGACACAGTTTTTGCACCAGAAATGCGCCACAACTTCAACTGCAGAAGCTTTGCACGGCAATATCACCTCAATATTGCCGCTGCCACATATTTCAACTGTCAAAGGGAAGCTGGGTCGGGCGGAAGAAGGTTTAGGGATGAGTAG
- the LOC120698108 gene encoding cyclic phosphodiesterase-like: protein MDPTDQSPEEVYSVWALPPAPVRDRLRRIMEGLRAAHGGPAFEPHATVVGDFRSRRSAAIEVLRTAAAGVQPYTARVTGVARGSFFYQCVYLLLEPTPKVVAASDHCCGHFGYKRKTPYMPHVSLLYGDLTDEEKEEARKKVEELDKDICGLEFEISELALYRTDTTDKSLESWELVEVCHLEKK from the exons ATGGACCCCACCGACCAGTCGCCGGAGGAGGTGTACTCCGTGTGGGCTCTCCCGCCGGCGCCCGTCCGCgaccgcctccgccgcatcaTGGAGGGCCTCCGCGCCGCGCACGGTGGCCCCGCCTTCGAGCCGCACGCAACCGTCGTCGGAGACTTCCGCAGCCGCCGATCGGCAGCCATCGAGGtgctccgcaccgccgccgccggcgtccagccCTACACCGCCCGGGTCACGGGGGTCGCCCGCGGCAGCTTCTTCTACCAGTGCGTCTACCTTCTCCTCGAGCCCACCCCCAAG GTGGTGGCAGCGAGCGATCACTGCTGTGGCCACTTCGGTTACAAGAGAAAGACTC CATACATGCCGCACGTCAGCCTCTTATATGGAGACCTGACAgatgaggagaaggaggaggcaaGGAAGAAGGTAGAGGAGCTGGACAAGGATATATGTGGATTGGAGTTCGAGATTTCTGAGCTTGCACTCTATAGAACGGATACCACGGATAAAAGCTTGGAGTCATGGGAGTTGGTGGAGGTGTGCCATCTCGAAAAGAAGTGA
- the LOC120698110 gene encoding uncharacterized protein LOC120698110, translating into MALTNFILTVVGVGAAVMLLRKDVKQSATMFRRNVRHIRNWLEEESAAAVKSTEQSSVKELESQAVKKDAAPKEDKH; encoded by the exons ATGGCGCTCACCAACTTCATCCTCACGGTGGTGGGGGTGGGCGCGGCGGTGATGCTGCTGCGGAAAGACGTCAAGCAGTCGGCCACCATGTTCCGCCGCAACGTGCGCCACATCCGCAACTGGCTCGAGGAggagtccgccgccgccgtcaa ATCTACTGAGCAATCTTCAGTAAAGGAATTGGAGTCGCAAGCTGTCAAGAAAGATGCTGCACCCAAGGAGGACAAGCATTAG
- the LOC120698113 gene encoding gamma-glutamyl hydrolase 2-like, translating to MDSSRSPRLLILLLLPALLAPSSAGVIRLPRGKAGARACAAPPDPAAYDRPVIGIVSHPGDGAGGRISNGTATSYIGASYVKFVEAAGARVIPLVYNEPEERLLEKLSLVNGVLFTGGSEKQGVYFETIKKSYVLDRNDAGEPFPLFAQCLGFELVSMIVSKDNNILETFDAQNQASTLQFPNYSFEGTVFQRFDSDLIEKVSTSCLVMQNHRYGISPKRLRENDELSSFFRLLTTSPDENGKVYVSTVQANKYPITCTQWHPEKAIFEWRKPMIPHSEDAVQVTQHFANHFISQARKSPNRPPADMVLDNLIYNYNPTFSGKISKSFEEVYIFS from the exons ATGGACTCGTCGCGCTCCCCACGCctgctcatcctcctcctcctgcccgCCCTCCTCGCCCCGTCGTCGGCGGGGGTCATCCGGCTGCCGAGGGGGAAGGCGGGGGCGCGGgcgtgcgccgcgccgccggacccCGCCGCGTACGACCGCCCCGTCATCGGCATCGTCTCGCACCCGGGGGACGGCGCGGGCGGCAGGATCAGCAACGGCACCGCCACCTCCTACATCGGCGCCTCCTACGTCAAGTTTgtcgaggccgccggcgcgcgggtcATCCCGCTCGTCTACAACGAGCCTGAGGAGCGCCTCCTCGAG AAACTGAGTTTGGTGAATGGTGTGCTATTCACTGGTGGATCAGAGAAACAAGGTGTATATTTTGAGACAATAAAAAAAAGT TATGTTTTGGACAGGAATGACGCAGGTGAACCATTTCCTTTATTTGCTCAATGCCTAGGCTTTGAGCTTGTAAGCATGATTGTCAGCAAG GATAATAATATCTTGGAGACGTTTGACGCTCAGAATCAAGCATCTACTCTTCAGTTTCCCAACTATTCTTTTGAAGGCACAGTGTTTCAAAG ATTTGACTCTGACCTCATCGAGAAAGTTAGCACTAGCTGTCTTGTCATGCAAAATCACAGA TATGGTATATCACCAAAGCGTTTGCGAGAGAATGATGAACTATCAAGTTTCTTCAGACTCTTGACTACATCACCTGATGAAAACGGCAAG GTCTATGTCTCAACTGTACAAGCAAATAAATATCCAATCACTTGCACGCAGTGGCATCCTGAG AAAGCCATTTTTGAGTGGAGAAAACCAATGATCCCACACAGTGAAGATGCAGTACAAGTTACTCAACATTTTGCTAATCATTTTATCAG CCAAGCTCGCAAGTCTCCCAACAGGCCTCCTGCAGACATGGTGCTCGATAACCTGATCTACAACTACAATCCCACATTTAGCGGAAAAATCTC GAAATCTTTTGAGGAGGTTTACATATTCTCCTGA
- the LOC120698112 gene encoding probable alpha,alpha-trehalose-phosphate synthase [UDP-forming] 7 — translation MMSRSYTNLLDLAAGNFAALGPSGGGRRRSGSFGMKRMPRVMTVPGPLSDLDDDDDDEQAATSSVASDVPSSAVGERIIVVANQLPVVARRRPDGRGWVFSWDEDSLLLRLRDGVPDEMEVFFVGSLRADVPPAEQDEVSQTLIDGFRCAPVFLSPELNERFYHHFCKGYLWPLFHYMLPFAAQLSPTTEAAPSSDGGRFDRSAWEAYVLANKHFYEKVVEVINPEDDYIWVHDYHLMALPTFLRRRFNRLRIGFFLHSPFPSSEIYRTLPVREEVLRTLLNCDLIGFHTFDYARHFLSCCSRMLGLEYQSKRGYIGLEYFGRTVGIKIMPMGIHMGQLQSVLRLPEQEQKVAELRQRFEGKTVFLGVDDTDIFKGINLKLLAFETMLRMHPKWQGRAVLVQIANPPRGKGKELETIQAEIRVTCERINRDFGRTGYSPVVFIDRNVPSVERLAYYTIAECVVVTAVRDGMNLTPYEYIVCRQGIPGSESAPEVSGPKKSMLVVSEFIGCSPSLSGAIRVNPWNIETTAEALNEAISVSEQEKQLRHGKHYRYVSTHDVAYWSRSFVQDLERACKDHFRKPCWGIGLGFGFRVVALDPHFSKLNLDTIVMSYERAKSRAILLDYDGTLVPQASINKEPSAEIVSIINTLCSDSNNIVFIVSGRSRDSLGSMFASCPKLGLAAEHGYFLRWTRDEEWQTITRTPDFGWMQMAEPVMNLYTEATDGSYIETKETALVWHHQDADPGFGSSQAKEMLDHLESVLANEPVAVKSGQFIVEVKPQGVSKGLVAEKILTLMKEKGQQADFVLCIGDDRSDEDMFENIADVMKRNIVAPKTPLFACTVGQKPSKARFYLDDTFEVVNMLSSLADASDPDPIIELEDDLATSVSSIDISDEPPKFGNRRDEGS, via the exons ATGATGTCGAGGTCATACACCAACCTCCTCGACCTCGCCGCGGGCAACTTCGCGGCGCTGGGCCCgtccggcggcgggaggcggcggtcgGGGTCGTTCGGGATGAAGCGGATGCCCCGGGTCATGACGGTGCCCGGGCCGCTGTCCGACctagacgacgacgacgacgacgagcaggCGGCGACCAGCAGCGTCGCCTCCGACGTGCCCTCGTCGGCCGTCGGGGAGCGCATCATCGTGGTGGCCAACCAGCTCCCCGtcgtcgcgcgccgccgccccgacggCCGCGGCTGGGTCTTCTCCTGGGACGAGGACTCGCTCCTCCTCAGGCTCCGCGACGGCGTCCCCGACGAGATGGAGGTGTTCTTCGTCGGCTCGCTCCGCGCCGACGTGCCGCCCGCCGAGCAGGACGAGGTCTCGCAGACCCTCATCGACGGCTTCCGCTGCGCCCCCGTGTTCCTGTCGCCCGAACTCAACGAGCGCTTCTACCACCACTTCTGCAAGGGCTACCTCTGGCCGCTGTTCCACTACATGCTCCCCTTCGCCGCCCAGTTGTCCCCGACGACGGAGGCGGCCCCATCCAGCGATGGGGGCAGGTTTGACCGCAGCGCCTGGGAGGCGTATGTGCTCGCGAACAAGCACTTCTACGAGAAGGTGGTAGAGGTCATCAACCCGGAGGACGACTACATCTGGGTCCACGATTACCATCTCATGGCGCTGCCCACCTTCCTCCGGCGCCGATTTAACCGCCTCCGGATCGGCTTCTTTCTGCACAGCCCATTTCCGTCATCGGAGATCTACCGCACCCTCCCTGTCCGAGAGGAGGTGCTAAGGACATTGCTAAATTGTGATCTCATCGGGTTTCACACCTTTGATTATGCCAGGCACTTCCtttcttgctgcagtaggaTGCTTGGTCTTGAGTACCAGTCAAAGCGTGGATACATTGGATTGGAGTATTTTGGCCGCACTGTTGGGATCAAGATCATGCCTATGGGAATCCATATGGGCCAATTGCAGTCAGTGCTGCGATTACCTGAGCAGGAGCAGAAGGTTGCTGAGCTGCGGCAGCGATTTGAGGGGAAAACTGTGTTTCTTGGTGTAGATGATACAGATATCTTTAAAGGGATCAATTTGAAGCTTCTTGCATTCGAGACTATGCTGAGGATGCATCCCAAGTGGCAGGGGAGGGCTGTGCTGGTGCAGATAGCAAACCCTCCTCGTGGGAAGGGCAAGGAACTGGAGACCATCCAGGCTGAGATTCGGGTGACTTGTGAGAGGATCAATAGGGATTTTGGCCGGACTGGGTACAGCCCTGTTGTCTTTATTGATCGGAACGTGCCAAGTGTGGAGAGGCTTGCATATTACACAATAGCTGAGTGTGTGGTAGTTACTGCGGTGAGGGATGGAATGAACTTGACTCCTTACGAGTACATTGTCTGCCGGCAGGGGATACCTGGCTCAGAGTCTGCACCAGAGGTGAGTGGACCAAAGAAGAGCATGCTTGTTGTGTCGGAGTTCATTGGGTGCTCACCTTCGTTGAGTGGTGCTATTCGTGTTaacccatggaatatagaaACAACTGCTGAGGCATTGAATGAGGCAATCTCGGTGTCAGAACAAGAAAAGCAGCTGAGGCATGGAAAACATTACCGCTATGTCAGCACCCATGATGTTGCATATTGGTCTAGGAGCTTTGTCCAGGATCTGGAGAGGGCCTGCAAGGACCACTTTCGGAAGCCATGCTGGGGCATTGGATTAGGGTTTGGATTTAGGGTGGTGGCCCTAGATCCTCATTTCTCAAAGCTTAATTTGGATACAATCGTCATGTCTTATGAGAGAGCAAAGAGTAGGGCTATATTGCTTGATTATGATGGTACATTGGTACCACAGGCTTCAATCAACAAAGAACCAAGTGCAGAAATAGTGAGCATCATCAATACACTATGTTCGGATAGCAATAACATTGTTTTCATTGTCAGTGGGAGAAGTAGGGATAGCttgggatcaatgtttgcctCATGCCCAAAGCTAGGACTTGCAGCAGAACACGGTTACTTCTTAAG GTGGACAAGAGATGAAGAGTGGCAGACAATCACGCGTACCCCAGATTTTGGATGGATGCAAATGGCTGAGCCGGTGATGAATCTTTATACGGAAGCAACAGATGGATCCTACATTGAAACCAAAGAAACTGCGTTGGTGTGGCATCACCAGGACGCTGACCCTGGCTTTGGGTCTTCCCAGGCAAAGGAGATGCTTGATCACCTGGAAAGTGTACTAGCAAATGAACCAGTTGCAGTCAAGAGTGGACAGTTCATCGTCGAAGTAAAACCTCAG GGTGTCAGCAAAGGCCTTGTAGCTGAGAAGATACTCACATTGATGAAAGAGAAAGGGCAGCAGGCAGATTTTGTATTATGCATCGGTGATGACAGGTCAGATGAGGATATGTTTGAAAATATTGCTGATGTTATGAAGAGAAACATTGTTGCTCCGAAAACACCACTGTTTGCATGTACAGTGGGGCAGAAACCAAGCAAAGCCAGGTTCTATCTGGATGATACATTTGAAGTAGTCAACATGCTGAGCTCACTAGCAGATGCTTCAGATCCTGACCCTATTATAGAGTTAGAAGATGACTTGGCAACATCTGTCTCATCGATAGATATCAGTGATGAACCACCAAAGTTTGGTAATAGAAGAGATGAAGGATCTTAG